Part of the Terriglobales bacterium genome is shown below.
CGATGGCGTGGGCTACCACATGGTGACCAGCCGGATTGCAGCCCCGTAGTTCCGTCTAGTACAGGGACTGAGGCCGCGCCGCTGAGGCGCGGCCTTAGTCTTGACGGTGCGGTCTGCCTCTCCAGGCGGACGCTATAATCGAGCCTTCCATGGGGACGGCCGCGGAAAAACCGGTGCAGGCGCGCGCCCGCTACGAGCCCGTCATCGGGCTCGAAGTGCACGTCCAGTTGCTGACCGAGACCAAGATCTTCTGCTCCTGCTCGACCAAATTCGGCGCGCCGCCCAACACCAACGTCTGCCCGGTGTGCCTGGGGTTGCCGGGGGCCATGCCGGTGCTGAACCGCAAGGCAGTGGAGTTCGCGGTGCGCGCGGCCATGGCGCTGAACTGCCAGGTGCGCGAGACCTCCATTTTCGCGCGCAAGAACTATTTCTATCCCGACCTGCCCAAGGGCTACCAGATTTCGCAGTATGACAAGCCGCTGGCGGAGCACGGCGGGATCGAGATTCCCGCGGCGGGTGGCACCGTGAAGCGCATCGGCATCACACGGCTGCACCTGGAGGAAGATGCGGGCAAGAGCCTGCACGAAGGCTTTCCGGACTCGGCCGAGCGCACCGCCATCGACCTGAACCGCAGCGGCGTGCCGCTGATCGAGATCGTCAGCGAACCCGACATCAGCTCGCCCGACGAAGCCTACGAGTACCTCACGCGCCTGAAAGAGATCATCCTGTACACCGGGGTCAGCGACTGCAACATGGAAGAGGGCTCGCTGCGCTGCGACGCCAACGTCAGCGTACGCCCGCCGGGCCAGAAGCAGTTCGGCACCAAGACCGAGGTGAAGAACGTCAACTCGTTCCGCTTCATCCGCCAGGCGCTGGAGTACGAGATCGAGCGCCACATCGAGGTGCTGGAGTCCGGCGGCGCGATCACGCAGGAAACGCGCCTCTATAACGCCGGCGAAGGCAAGACCTACGGCATGCGCTCGAAGGAAGAGGCGCACGACTACCGCTATTTTCCCGAGCCGGACCTGTTGCCGTTGGTCGTCGATGCGAAGTGGCAGGAGGAGATCCGCAAGACCTTACCGGAGCTGCCGGACGCGCTGCGCCGCCGGCTGGTGGCCGAGTACGGCATCACGGACTACGACGCGCAAGTGCTCACCGTCACCCGAACACTGGCCGAGCAGTTCGAGAGCGCGGCCCGCGCGGCCAAGAATCCCAAGCGCGTGGCGAATCTCGTGCAGGGCGAGCTCATGGGGAGACTCAAAGCGCGCGGGCTCTCAATCGAGCAATCGCCGATTTCCATGCAGGGGGTGGCCATGTCGGCCGACCTGGTCGAGAGCGGCGCCATCTCCGGCAAGCAGCTCAAGGACCTTTACGACCTGTGCTTCGAGCGCGGGCAGGACTTCCCCGTCGTCTACGAGAAGGAAAAGCCGCAGCAGATCACCGACGCAGCCACGATTGAGAAGATCATTGACGATGTGCTGGCGGCGAATCCCAAGCAGCTCGAGCAGTACCGCGCCGGCAAGAAGACAGTGATGGGCTTTTTCGTCGGCCAGGTGATGAAAGCGTCCAAGGGTCAGGCCAACCCGGCGCTGGTCAACGAACTGCTGCAGAAGAAGTTAGAGAGTTAGAAGGCGGCTCCGGGTGAACCTTTCCGAGAAACTCGCTGCAGTTCGGGCAGAGATGGCGCGAGTAATCCCGGCGGAGATCCGGGCGGTGATGACCCGGCACACCGAGGAACTGCGCAACTCTGGCATCCAGGACCGAGTGTTGAAGATGGGCGAGGCAGCGCCTCCGTTCGAACTCGCGGACACAGAGGGCAGGCTGGTCCGTTCTACAGATCTGTTGGCGCGCGGACCGCTGGTGATCAGCTTCTACCGCGGTCGCTGGTGACCCTACTGTAACGCAGAGCTGGAGGCTCTGCAGGAAACACAGCCGAAGTTCACGGCGGCTGGCGCCTCGCTCGTGGCCATCTCGCCCCAGTTGCCCCGGCATTCGCTGGCCATCCACCGTCACCTGAAGCTGGCCTTTCCCGTGCTCAGCGATCCGGAGAATCGCGTCGCCCGAGCCTGGGGACTGGTCTTCGCCCTGCCACCGGAACTGCGCCAAGGTTACAAGCAGCTCGGCAACATCGACCTGCAGCGATACAACGGAGATCCCTCCTGGGAGCTGCCAATACCGGGCTCGTTTGTCGTGGGCACG
Proteins encoded:
- the gatB gene encoding Asp-tRNA(Asn)/Glu-tRNA(Gln) amidotransferase subunit GatB, whose amino-acid sequence is MGTAAEKPVQARARYEPVIGLEVHVQLLTETKIFCSCSTKFGAPPNTNVCPVCLGLPGAMPVLNRKAVEFAVRAAMALNCQVRETSIFARKNYFYPDLPKGYQISQYDKPLAEHGGIEIPAAGGTVKRIGITRLHLEEDAGKSLHEGFPDSAERTAIDLNRSGVPLIEIVSEPDISSPDEAYEYLTRLKEIILYTGVSDCNMEEGSLRCDANVSVRPPGQKQFGTKTEVKNVNSFRFIRQALEYEIERHIEVLESGGAITQETRLYNAGEGKTYGMRSKEEAHDYRYFPEPDLLPLVVDAKWQEEIRKTLPELPDALRRRLVAEYGITDYDAQVLTVTRTLAEQFESAARAAKNPKRVANLVQGELMGRLKARGLSIEQSPISMQGVAMSADLVESGAISGKQLKDLYDLCFERGQDFPVVYEKEKPQQITDAATIEKIIDDVLAANPKQLEQYRAGKKTVMGFFVGQVMKASKGQANPALVNELLQKKLES